The Pyrus communis chromosome 9, drPyrComm1.1, whole genome shotgun sequence genome has a segment encoding these proteins:
- the LOC137745037 gene encoding uncharacterized protein isoform X2 produces the protein MNDATALSQDDETTRLAAFHIADPTVAATSAVGPIHLNPCTITNVGDQAQPPVPQPTATIGVDIAATTNKTAAPESSDPDLVQTRPTSNANQDFVQDVESQEKETEPTSFEPKNGKGKIMVQRDVGTERAQEDNATTRLAAFSITDPSGAASLARGPIHLNPDTIANVVDQAQDSQPTVTTGIVILATTNETSASESSNHALVQWEPTSNANQYFTKDVVESQEKGTEPTSIEPENGKSKAVVQRDFGTVTGKSHEFSEVVMSSHKRLHQLLDRASAPNTVPSSSSSTPTIDSQAIATTRATLEMDFITMASEVQRTRMISSIQSLIDSNCFPIGTRPMILAMLKQLEQSILAYSEAYSEYDMGKNLTGQVEASKQLLQPRVQFCDSKEKEFQELEEKKMKIEARQAAILAEIHGAVKETEPIQAHLEKLLLQQVQFKENEGNLKNILDIGDGLWTTLKGIIHRHLPT, from the exons ATGAATGATGCAACTGCATTGAGCCAG GATGATGAAACCACCAGATTGGCTGCATTTCATATTGCAGACCCTACTGTGGCTGCAACTTCAGCCGTAGGGCCAATTCATCTAAACCCATGTACCATTACCAATGTAGGTGATCAG GCGCAGCCACCAGTTCCACAACCAACTGCAACCATTGGGGTTGATATTGCGGCCACTACCAACAAGACTGCTGCTCCTGAGTCTAGCGATCCAGACTTGGTGCAAACAAGACCAACCTCAAATGCCAACCAAGATTTCGTCCAAGATGTTGAA AGTCAAGAGAAGGAAACTGAGCCTACCTCATTTGAGCCAAAAAATGGCAAAGGCAAGATTATGGTTCAAAGGGATGTTGGGACGGAAAGG GCACAAGAGGACAATGCAACCACCAGATTGGCTGCATTTTCTATTACAGACCCTAGTGGCGCAGCATCTTTAGCCAGAGGGCCAATTCATCTGAACCCAGATACCATTGCCAATGTAGTTGATCAG GCTCAAGACTCACAGCCAACTGTAACCACGGGGATTGTTATTTTGGCCACAACCAATGAGACCTCTGCTTCCGAGTCTAGCAATCATGCCTTGGTGCAATGGGAACCAACCTCAAATGCCAACCAATATTTCACCAAAGACGTAGTTGAG AGTCAAGAGAAGGGAACTGAGCCTACCTCGATTGAGCCAGAAAATGGCAAAAGCAAGGCTGTGGTTCAAAGGGATTTTGGGACGGTCACGGGAAAG AGTCACGAGTTTTCAGAAGTGGTGATGAGCTCCCATAAAAGACTCCATCAACTTTTAGACAGAGCGTCTGCACCCAATACAGTGCCCAGCTCCTCCAGTTCTACTCCCACCATAGACTCACAAGCCATAGCGACAACCAGAGCTACTTTAGAAATGGACTTTATTACTATGGCTAGCGAGGTTCAACGAACTCGCATGATTTCAAGCATCCAGAGCTTGATAGATTCTAATTGCTTTCCCATCGGCACCAGACCAATGATTTTGGCAATGTTGAAGCAGCTAGAGCAATCTATTCTAGCCTACTCCGAAGCCTATTCTGAGTATGATATGGGCAAAAACTTGACTGGCCAAGTCGAAGCTTCAAAACAGCTTCTTCAACCTAGGGTTCAGTTTTGTgatagcaaggagaaagaatttCAAGAACTtgaggaaaagaaaatgaagattgAAGCCAGGCAGGCTGCAATACTTGCGGAAATTCATGGCGCCGTCAAAGAGACTGAACCAATCCAGGCACATCTCGAGAAATTGCTCCTACAGCAAGttcaatttaaagaaaatgagGGTAATCTCAAGAACATCTTGGATATTGGAGATGGCCTCTGGACAACCTTGAAGGGCATAATTCACCGCCACCTCCCTACGTGA
- the LOC137745037 gene encoding uncharacterized protein isoform X1 → MNDATALSQDDETTRLAAFHIADPTVAATSAVGPIHLNPCTITNVGDQAQPPVPQPTATIGVDIAATTNKTAAPESSDPDLVQTRPTSNANQDFVQDVESQEKETEPTSFEPKNGKGKIMVQRDVGTERFQIQDSQSILQAQEDNATTRLAAFSITDPSGAASLARGPIHLNPDTIANVVDQAQDSQPTVTTGIVILATTNETSASESSNHALVQWEPTSNANQYFTKDVVESQEKGTEPTSIEPENGKSKAVVQRDFGTVTGKSHEFSEVVMSSHKRLHQLLDRASAPNTVPSSSSSTPTIDSQAIATTRATLEMDFITMASEVQRTRMISSIQSLIDSNCFPIGTRPMILAMLKQLEQSILAYSEAYSEYDMGKNLTGQVEASKQLLQPRVQFCDSKEKEFQELEEKKMKIEARQAAILAEIHGAVKETEPIQAHLEKLLLQQVQFKENEGNLKNILDIGDGLWTTLKGIIHRHLPT, encoded by the exons ATGAATGATGCAACTGCATTGAGCCAG GATGATGAAACCACCAGATTGGCTGCATTTCATATTGCAGACCCTACTGTGGCTGCAACTTCAGCCGTAGGGCCAATTCATCTAAACCCATGTACCATTACCAATGTAGGTGATCAG GCGCAGCCACCAGTTCCACAACCAACTGCAACCATTGGGGTTGATATTGCGGCCACTACCAACAAGACTGCTGCTCCTGAGTCTAGCGATCCAGACTTGGTGCAAACAAGACCAACCTCAAATGCCAACCAAGATTTCGTCCAAGATGTTGAA AGTCAAGAGAAGGAAACTGAGCCTACCTCATTTGAGCCAAAAAATGGCAAAGGCAAGATTATGGTTCAAAGGGATGTTGGGACGGAAAGG TTTCAGATTCAAGATTCTCAATCCATTCTTCAGGCACAAGAGGACAATGCAACCACCAGATTGGCTGCATTTTCTATTACAGACCCTAGTGGCGCAGCATCTTTAGCCAGAGGGCCAATTCATCTGAACCCAGATACCATTGCCAATGTAGTTGATCAG GCTCAAGACTCACAGCCAACTGTAACCACGGGGATTGTTATTTTGGCCACAACCAATGAGACCTCTGCTTCCGAGTCTAGCAATCATGCCTTGGTGCAATGGGAACCAACCTCAAATGCCAACCAATATTTCACCAAAGACGTAGTTGAG AGTCAAGAGAAGGGAACTGAGCCTACCTCGATTGAGCCAGAAAATGGCAAAAGCAAGGCTGTGGTTCAAAGGGATTTTGGGACGGTCACGGGAAAG AGTCACGAGTTTTCAGAAGTGGTGATGAGCTCCCATAAAAGACTCCATCAACTTTTAGACAGAGCGTCTGCACCCAATACAGTGCCCAGCTCCTCCAGTTCTACTCCCACCATAGACTCACAAGCCATAGCGACAACCAGAGCTACTTTAGAAATGGACTTTATTACTATGGCTAGCGAGGTTCAACGAACTCGCATGATTTCAAGCATCCAGAGCTTGATAGATTCTAATTGCTTTCCCATCGGCACCAGACCAATGATTTTGGCAATGTTGAAGCAGCTAGAGCAATCTATTCTAGCCTACTCCGAAGCCTATTCTGAGTATGATATGGGCAAAAACTTGACTGGCCAAGTCGAAGCTTCAAAACAGCTTCTTCAACCTAGGGTTCAGTTTTGTgatagcaaggagaaagaatttCAAGAACTtgaggaaaagaaaatgaagattgAAGCCAGGCAGGCTGCAATACTTGCGGAAATTCATGGCGCCGTCAAAGAGACTGAACCAATCCAGGCACATCTCGAGAAATTGCTCCTACAGCAAGttcaatttaaagaaaatgagGGTAATCTCAAGAACATCTTGGATATTGGAGATGGCCTCTGGACAACCTTGAAGGGCATAATTCACCGCCACCTCCCTACGTGA
- the LOC137745038 gene encoding uncharacterized protein — MLDENLSHMVLVHYRDVKGEKRKARSIKEIETAEGVQPDETTPNSEMDSFASFSFNPSNFQHSQATDGTNLISAQTSESENTESAYNHQANFGLPRLPKLQHAMAKINAGFPDTLIRTNCNEREVKEAVSSCFVPTNFQMSSQAIDTESLSGLSTSDFEDAQSACDDYRWESFFSKTVNTGFSDTTSLYSENSSCFGDDETEHSFADYFSWEALFDDHYTAGLSPWTHSRASSSVAVEPSPLGKRQRGKFSSCNITKTALIFSHSYTYFIEGDSK; from the exons ATGCTTGATGA GAATCTCTCACATATGGTTCTTGTCCACTATCGGGACGTAAAG ggagagaaaagaaaggctAGATCCATTAAAGAGATTGAGACTGCGGAAGGTGTTCAGCCTGACGAAACTACACCCAATTCTGAGATGGACAGTTTTGCTTCTTTTAGTTTCAATCCAAGTAATTTCCAGCATTCACAAGCTACAGATGGGACAAACTTGATTAGTGCTCAGACATCAGAGTCCGAAAACACTGAATCAG CATATAATCACCAAGCAAATTTTGGGTTACCCCGTCTTCCTAAATTGCAACATGCTATGGCTAAGATCAATGCCGGATTTCCTGATACCTTGATACGTACAA ATTGCAATGAAAGAGAGGTTAAAGAAGCTGTTTCTTCATGTTTTGTTCCAACAAATTTTCAAATGTCTTCCCAAGCTATAGACACGGAAAGTTTGAGTGGTTTATCTACATCAGACTTTGAAGATGCTCAATCAG CATGTGATGATTATCGTTGGGAAAGCTTCTTTAGTAAAACTGTCAATACTGGATTCTCTG ATACGACAAGTTTGTATAGTGAAAATTCATCATGCTTTGGAGATGACGAAACAG AACATTCCTTCGCTGACTATTTTTCCTGGGAAGCATTATTTGATGACCATTATACTGCTGGACTCTCTC CCTGGACCCATTCGAGAGCCAGCTCAAGTGTTGCGGTAGAGCCAAGTCCTCTTGGAAAAAGGCAACGCGGTAAATTCTCAAGTTGCAACATTACAAAAACTGCATTGATTttttctcattcatacacttaTTTCATAGAGGGAGACTCTAAATAG
- the LOC137745350 gene encoding uncharacterized protein yields the protein MRSQAIDTASLSSVYASDFEDVQSGGSSYSMADDFDWESFCNNVTTFAVAPSNDSEEATLAVGTAPPQVGICIIIFVILSNFLSINSNLLQVQEFNSAIQQGEVIAGNNPAASDGVTNDATALSQVNVDVSNVVVVSCVHVEGTTTSVPPVSVDVAMAPIGVQASIGVLSEPMTFPKETIRGDGVSLNGAQTSEVVPPPVVLSPEEQASNEEWVSWHKAFNTLKDSIRNGARVLSSIEDLLPQGEAFTSHVDFRNTKVRSGLADILSRFLGRVGDADECLIGLSPYMRGMVFEELGILLYDMEHTPRVEISEHRLLCWRDMINDVAALGVPVSSLIESWERSRDTMFGLHLEEDKGILDQFVKVNKLERVVELQRKELEAEKLKLKKLVHGSSKEIAACLQLAADHLIAATSGSFEGCRL from the exons ATGCGTTCACAAGCTATAGACACGGCAAGTTTGAGTAGCGTTTATGCATCAGACTTCGAAGATGTTCAATCAGGTGGTTCTT CATATTCCATGGCTGACGATTTTGATTGGGAAAGCTTCTGTAATAACGTCACTACTTTCGCTG TGGCCCCCTCAAATGATAGTGAGGAGGCGACTCTAGCTGTTGGGACCGCACCTCCTCAGGTTGgaatttgtattattatttttgttattttatcaaACTTTTTGAGTATTAACTCCAATTTGCTTCAGGTCCAGGAGTTCAATTCTGCTATCCAACAGGGGGAAGTGATTGCAGGGAACAACCCAGCCGCATCAGATGGTGTGACGAATGATGCAACTGCATTGAGCCAG GTGAATGTCGATGTTTCAAATGTAGTAGTCGTTTCGTGTGTGCATGTGGAAGGTACTACGACAAGTGTTCCTCCTGTTAGCGTTGATGTTGCAATGGCCCCGATTGGTGTTCAAGCCTCCATTGGTGTTCTTTCTGAACCTATGACTTTTCCAAAGGAAACCATAAGGGGTGATGGTGTTTCTCTGAACGGTGCTCAGACTTCGGAGGTTGTGCCTCCTCCCGTCGTCCTTTCTCCTGAGGAGCAGGCTTCCAACGAGGAATGGGTGTCCTGGCACAAGGCTTTCAACACTCTCAAGGATAGTATCAGAAACGGCGCTAGAGTGCTGAGTTCCATTGAGGATCTGCTTCCTCAAGGCGAAGCCTTCACTTCCCACGTTGATTTTAGGAATACGAAGGTCCGTTCTGGGTTAGCCGATATCCTGAGCAGGTTCTTGGGGAGGGTTGGTGATGCGGACGAGTGCTTAATAGGCCTGTCCCCTTACATGCGCGGGATGGTGTTCGAAGAACTCGGGATACTGCTTTATGATATGGAGCATACCCCTCGCGTGGAGATCTCAGAGCATAGGCTGTTGTGTTGGCGGGACATGATTAACGACGTAGCGGCCTTGGGTGTGCCTGTGAGCTCCCTCATCGAGAGTTGGGAGAGGTCTCGTGACACTATGTTTGGACTTCACCTTGAGGAGGACAAAGGAATTCTGGACCAATTTGTCAAGGTGAATAAGTTGGAGCGTGTCGTCGAGCTGCAGCGTAAGGAATTGGAGGCTGAGAAGCTTAAGCTGAAGAAGTTGGTTCATGGGAGTTCAAAAGAGATAGCGGCCTGCCTTCAGCTTGCGGCGGACCATTTAATTGCCGCCACCAGTGGTTCTTTCGAGGG GTGCAGATTATGA